A genomic region of Mycobacterium sp. Aquia_213 contains the following coding sequences:
- a CDS encoding MliC family protein, with amino-acid sequence MRPIAVITAALMVGACSAPTNHPASSPPSAPPTSASPAPTPAAVDCTKPANSAQQLICTDSHLFDLERQLQVAYRQAAARPGTDQSALTAAQASFATGRDDCARNADIHTCVLEAYQTRLVQLAIADPATAAPPVISYHCPAQFGPLTAQFYNQFAPPTAVLNWKGTQEILFVLPSGSGARYGRQDAEYWEHQGEVTLDFNGTKFVCSTS; translated from the coding sequence ATGAGGCCGATCGCAGTCATCACCGCGGCACTGATGGTGGGCGCGTGCAGCGCTCCGACCAACCACCCGGCGTCCAGCCCGCCGTCCGCGCCGCCCACCAGCGCCAGCCCCGCTCCGACGCCGGCGGCGGTCGACTGCACCAAACCGGCGAACTCCGCGCAGCAGCTGATCTGCACCGACTCGCATCTCTTCGACCTCGAGCGACAGCTGCAGGTCGCCTACCGACAGGCGGCGGCCCGCCCCGGCACGGATCAGTCCGCGCTGACGGCCGCGCAGGCCAGCTTTGCGACCGGCCGCGATGACTGTGCCCGCAATGCCGATATCCACACCTGTGTGCTGGAGGCGTATCAGACCCGGCTGGTCCAGTTGGCCATCGCCGACCCCGCCACGGCGGCCCCGCCGGTCATCAGCTACCACTGCCCCGCCCAATTCGGCCCGCTGACCGCTCAGTTCTACAACCAGTTCGCCCCGCCGACAGCGGTGCTCAACTGGAAAGGCACCCAGGAGATTCTGTTCGTGCTGCCGTCCGGCAGCGGTGCGCGATACGGGCGACAGGACGCCGAATACTGGGAGCACCAGGGCGAGGTAACACTTGACTTCAATGGCACCAAGTTCGTCTGTTCCACGTCCTGA
- the lspA gene encoding signal peptidase II, whose product MPEETTGSAEPVTSAGEAATSGEVVAPEAPAPQSAPRRLRLLLSVAAVVLALDIVTKVLAVRLLPPGQPVSIIGDTVTWTLVRNSGAAFSMATGYTWVLTLIATGVVIGIFWMGRRLVSPWWAVGLGMILGGATGNLVDRFFRAPGPLRGHVVDFLSIGWWPVFNVADPSVVGGAILLVVLSVFGYDFDAVGRRRAGGATRDAGGAGDEGRDQADQPK is encoded by the coding sequence GTGCCCGAAGAAACAACAGGATCGGCCGAGCCGGTGACGTCAGCGGGGGAGGCTGCGACGTCCGGGGAAGTGGTAGCACCGGAAGCCCCGGCGCCGCAGTCCGCTCCGAGGCGGCTGCGGTTGCTGCTGTCGGTGGCGGCCGTCGTGCTGGCGCTGGACATCGTGACCAAAGTGCTCGCCGTCAGACTGCTGCCCCCCGGGCAGCCGGTCTCGATCATCGGCGACACCGTGACCTGGACTTTGGTGCGCAATTCGGGGGCCGCCTTCTCGATGGCGACCGGATACACCTGGGTGTTGACGCTGATCGCCACCGGTGTGGTGATCGGCATCTTCTGGATGGGCCGGCGGCTGGTATCGCCGTGGTGGGCGGTGGGCCTCGGCATGATCCTCGGCGGCGCGACGGGCAACTTGGTCGATCGTTTCTTCCGCGCACCGGGACCGCTGCGCGGCCATGTCGTGGACTTTTTGTCGATCGGCTGGTGGCCGGTGTTCAACGTCGCCGACCCCTCGGTGGTCGGCGGCGCGATCCTGCTCGTGGTGCTGTCGGTGTTCGGCTACGATTTCGACGCCGTGGGACGGCGTAGGGCCGGCGGGGCCACTCGTGATGCCGGCGGGGCGGGCGACGAGGGCCGCGATCAGGCCGACCAACCCAAATGA
- a CDS encoding RluA family pseudouridine synthase, with protein MTDRSMLVPEGLAGMRVDAGLSRLLGLSRSAVAAIAEDGGVELDGVQAGKSDRLTPGAWLEVRLPAAPAPLENTPVDIEGMTILYSDDDIVVVDKPAAVAAHASVGWSGPTVLGGLAAAGYRITTSGVHERQGIVHRLDVGTSGVMVVALSERAYTLLKRAFKQRTVDKRYHALVQGHPDPSSGTIDAPIGRHRGGEWKFAVTQDGRHSITHYDTVEAFVAASLLDVHLETGRTHQIRVHFAALHHPCCGDLVYGADPKLAKSLGLERQWLHARSLAFAHPADGRWVEFVSPYPADLQHALGVLRDDG; from the coding sequence ATGACCGACCGCTCGATGCTCGTTCCGGAGGGATTGGCGGGCATGCGTGTCGATGCCGGGTTGTCGCGCCTGCTGGGGCTGTCCCGCAGCGCGGTGGCGGCCATCGCCGAGGACGGCGGCGTCGAGCTGGACGGTGTGCAGGCGGGGAAGTCTGACCGTTTGACACCCGGCGCCTGGCTGGAGGTGCGGTTGCCCGCGGCGCCGGCACCGCTGGAGAACACCCCGGTCGACATCGAGGGCATGACGATCCTGTACTCCGACGACGACATCGTCGTGGTCGACAAGCCGGCGGCGGTGGCGGCGCACGCCTCGGTGGGTTGGAGCGGGCCCACCGTGCTCGGCGGCCTGGCCGCCGCGGGCTACCGGATCACCACCTCGGGAGTGCACGAGCGGCAGGGCATCGTGCACCGCCTCGACGTGGGCACCTCCGGGGTGATGGTGGTCGCGCTCTCCGAGCGGGCGTACACCCTGCTCAAGCGGGCGTTCAAACAGCGCACCGTCGACAAGCGTTATCACGCTCTGGTGCAAGGACATCCGGACCCGTCCAGCGGGACCATCGACGCGCCGATCGGTCGGCATCGCGGCGGGGAGTGGAAGTTCGCGGTCACCCAGGACGGCCGGCACAGCATCACCCACTACGACACCGTGGAAGCGTTTGTCGCCGCCAGTCTGCTCGACGTACACCTGGAAACCGGTCGTACTCACCAGATTCGGGTGCATTTCGCCGCTTTGCACCATCCCTGTTGTGGAGACCTCGTCTACGGCGCCGATCCGAAGCTCGCGAAATCGCTTGGCCTGGAACGTCAATGGCTGCACGCGCGGTCGCTGGCATTCGCTCATCCGGCCGACGGGCGATGGGTGGAATTCGTCAGCCCGTACCCGGCCGACCTGCAGCACGCGTTGGGCGTCCTGCGCGACGACGGCTGA
- the dnaE gene encoding DNA polymerase III subunit alpha, whose product MNQSSFVHLHNHTEYSMLDGAAKITPMLAEVERLEMPAVGMTDHGNMFGASEFYTAATKVGIKPIIGVEAYIAPASRFDTKRILWGDPGQKSDDVSGSGSYTHMTMVAENATGLRNLFKLSSLASFEGQLGKWSRMDAELIAENSEGIIATTGCPSGEVQTRLRLGHDREALESAAKWREIFGADNFFLELMDHGLSIETRVREGLLEIGRKLGIPPLATNDCHYVTRDAAHNHEALLCVQTGKTLSDPNRFKFDGDGYYLKSAADMRKIWDGEVPGACDSTLLIAERVQSYADVWAPRDRMPVFPVPEGHDQGTWLHHEVMAGLQRRFPSGVAQDYLDRAEFEIKVICDKGFPAYFLIVADLINYARSVDIRVGPGRGSAAGSLVAYAMGITNIDPIPHGLLFERFLNPERPSAPDIDIDFDDRRRGEMVRYAADKWGSDRVAQVITFGTIKTKAALKDSARIHYGQPGFAIADRITKALPPPIMAKDIPLSGITDPAHERYKEASEVRSLIETDPDVRTIYQTARGLEGLIRNAGVHACAVIMSSEPLTEAIPLWKRPQDGAIITGWDYPSCEAIGLLKMDFLGLRNLTIIGDALENIKANRGIDLDLESVPLDDKATYELLGRGDTLGVFQLDGGPMRDLLRRMQPTEFNDIVAVLALYRPGPMGMNAHNDYADRKNARQAVKPIHPELEEPLREILAETHGLIVYQEQIMFIAQKVASYTMGKADALRKAMGKKKLEVLEAEYKGFQEGMTANGFSERAVKALWDTILPFAGYAFNKSHAAGYGLVSYWTAYLKANYPAEYMAGLLTSVGDDKDKAAVYLADCRKLGITVLPPDVNESLVNFASVGKDIRFGLGAVRNVGANVVGSLIKTRSEKSKFTDFSDYLNKIDVSACNKKVTESLIKAGAFDSLGHARKGLFLVHTDAVDSVLGTKKAEAIGQFDLFGGGDAAADAAFTIRVPEDEWEDKHKLALEREMLGLYVSGHPLNGVAHLLSAQVDTQIPAILDGDVSNETQVRVGGILASVNRRVNKNGMPWASAQLEDLTGGIEVMFFPHAYSAYGADIVDDAVVLVNAKVAIRDDRISLIANELVVPDFSNAQPNRPIAVSLPTRQCTIDKVSALKQVLARHPGTSQVHLRLISGDRITTLELDQSLRVTPSPALMGDLKELLGPGCLGS is encoded by the coding sequence ATGAACCAGTCGTCCTTCGTGCACCTGCACAACCACACCGAGTATTCGATGCTCGATGGTGCCGCGAAGATCACGCCGATGCTGGCCGAGGTCGAGCGGCTGGAGATGCCCGCGGTCGGAATGACCGACCACGGAAACATGTTCGGCGCCAGCGAGTTCTACACCGCGGCGACCAAGGTCGGGATCAAGCCGATCATCGGCGTCGAGGCCTACATCGCGCCGGCCTCGCGTTTCGACACCAAGCGGATTCTGTGGGGCGACCCCGGCCAGAAGTCCGACGACGTCTCGGGTAGCGGTTCCTACACCCACATGACGATGGTGGCCGAGAACGCCACCGGCTTGCGCAACTTATTCAAGCTGTCGTCCTTGGCCTCGTTCGAGGGCCAGCTGGGCAAGTGGTCGCGGATGGACGCCGAGCTGATCGCCGAAAACTCCGAGGGCATCATCGCCACCACCGGGTGCCCATCGGGCGAGGTGCAGACGCGGCTTCGGCTAGGACATGACCGCGAAGCGCTGGAATCGGCCGCCAAGTGGCGCGAGATCTTCGGTGCCGACAACTTCTTCCTGGAGCTGATGGACCACGGGCTGTCCATCGAGACGCGGGTCCGCGAGGGTCTGCTGGAGATCGGCCGCAAGCTCGGCATCCCGCCGCTGGCCACCAACGACTGCCACTACGTCACCCGCGATGCCGCCCACAACCACGAGGCGCTGCTGTGCGTGCAGACCGGCAAGACGCTGTCGGACCCGAACCGCTTCAAGTTCGACGGCGACGGCTACTACCTGAAGTCGGCCGCCGACATGCGCAAGATCTGGGACGGCGAGGTTCCCGGCGCCTGTGACTCCACGCTGCTGATCGCCGAGCGGGTGCAGTCCTACGCCGACGTATGGGCGCCGCGCGACCGGATGCCGGTCTTCCCGGTGCCCGAAGGGCACGACCAGGGGACCTGGCTGCACCACGAGGTGATGGCGGGACTACAGCGGCGCTTCCCGTCCGGTGTCGCCCAGGACTACCTCGACCGGGCCGAATTCGAGATCAAGGTCATCTGCGACAAGGGTTTTCCGGCCTACTTCTTGATCGTCGCCGACCTGATCAACTACGCACGCTCGGTCGATATCCGCGTCGGGCCCGGCCGTGGGTCGGCGGCGGGTTCGCTGGTCGCCTACGCAATGGGCATCACCAACATCGACCCGATTCCGCACGGTCTGCTGTTCGAGCGGTTCCTCAACCCGGAGCGTCCGTCGGCACCCGACATCGATATCGACTTCGACGACCGTCGCCGAGGCGAGATGGTGCGCTACGCCGCCGACAAGTGGGGCTCCGACCGCGTCGCCCAGGTCATCACCTTCGGCACGATTAAAACCAAAGCGGCACTGAAGGACTCAGCCCGGATCCATTACGGGCAGCCCGGGTTTGCGATCGCCGACCGGATCACCAAAGCGCTGCCGCCGCCGATCATGGCCAAGGACATCCCGCTGTCGGGCATCACCGACCCGGCCCATGAGCGGTACAAGGAAGCGTCCGAGGTGCGCAGCCTGATCGAGACCGACCCGGACGTGCGCACCATCTACCAGACGGCCCGCGGCCTGGAGGGCCTGATCCGCAACGCCGGCGTGCACGCGTGCGCGGTGATCATGAGCAGCGAGCCGCTGACCGAGGCCATCCCGTTGTGGAAGCGGCCGCAGGACGGCGCCATCATCACCGGCTGGGACTACCCGTCGTGTGAGGCCATCGGCCTGCTGAAGATGGACTTCCTGGGCCTGCGCAACCTGACGATCATCGGCGACGCGCTGGAAAACATCAAGGCCAACAGGGGAATTGACCTCGACCTGGAGTCGGTGCCGCTCGACGACAAGGCCACCTACGAACTGCTGGGCCGCGGCGACACGCTGGGTGTGTTCCAGCTCGATGGCGGGCCGATGCGCGACCTGCTGCGCCGGATGCAGCCGACCGAGTTCAACGACATCGTCGCCGTGCTGGCGCTGTACCGGCCGGGGCCGATGGGCATGAACGCCCACAACGACTACGCCGACCGCAAGAACGCCCGCCAGGCCGTCAAGCCGATCCACCCCGAGCTCGAGGAACCGCTGCGCGAGATCCTGGCCGAGACCCACGGCCTGATCGTCTACCAAGAGCAGATCATGTTCATCGCCCAGAAGGTCGCCTCCTACACGATGGGTAAGGCCGACGCGCTGCGCAAGGCGATGGGCAAGAAGAAGCTCGAGGTGCTCGAGGCGGAGTACAAGGGCTTCCAGGAAGGCATGACCGCCAACGGTTTCTCCGAAAGAGCGGTGAAAGCGTTGTGGGACACTATTCTTCCGTTCGCCGGGTACGCGTTCAACAAGTCGCACGCCGCCGGCTACGGCCTGGTCTCTTACTGGACCGCCTATTTGAAGGCCAACTACCCGGCCGAGTACATGGCCGGACTGTTGACATCGGTGGGCGACGACAAGGACAAGGCCGCGGTCTACCTGGCCGACTGCCGCAAGCTCGGCATCACGGTGCTGCCGCCGGACGTCAACGAGTCCCTGGTCAACTTCGCGTCGGTCGGAAAGGACATCCGCTTCGGGCTGGGCGCGGTGCGCAATGTCGGCGCCAACGTGGTGGGCTCGCTGATCAAAACCCGCAGTGAGAAAAGCAAATTCACCGATTTCTCGGACTACCTGAACAAGATTGACGTCTCGGCCTGCAACAAGAAGGTCACCGAATCGCTGATCAAGGCGGGCGCATTCGACTCGTTGGGGCACGCCCGCAAGGGGCTGTTTCTGGTGCACACCGATGCCGTCGATTCGGTGCTGGGCACCAAGAAGGCCGAGGCGATAGGCCAGTTCGACCTGTTCGGCGGCGGCGACGCCGCGGCCGACGCGGCGTTCACGATCCGGGTGCCCGAGGACGAGTGGGAAGACAAGCACAAACTCGCCCTGGAACGGGAAATGCTGGGGCTCTACGTATCCGGGCATCCGCTCAACGGGGTGGCGCACCTGCTGTCCGCTCAGGTCGACACCCAAATCCCGGCGATCCTCGATGGCGACGTCAGCAACGAGACGCAGGTGCGGGTGGGCGGCATCCTGGCCTCGGTGAACCGGCGGGTCAATAAGAACGGAATGCCTTGGGCATCAGCCCAATTGGAAGACCTCACCGGTGGCATCGAGGTGATGTTCTTCCCGCACGCGTACTCGGCCTACGGCGCCGACATCGTCGACGACGCGGTGGTGCTGGTCAACGCCAAGGTCGCGATCCGCGACGACCGGATCTCGCTGATCGCCAATGAGCTTGTGGTGCCGGACTTTTCCAACGCTCAGCCGAACCGGCCGATAGCGGTCAGCCTGCCCACCCGGCAGTGCACGATCGACAAGGTGAGCGCTCTCAAGCAGGTGCTGGCGCGGCATCCGGGAACCTCACAGGTGCACCTGCGGCTGATCAGCGGAGACCGGATCACCACGCTCGAGCTCGATCAGTCGCTGCGGGTGACGCCGTCGCCGGCGCTGATGGGCGACTTGAAGGAACTGCTCGGCCCGGGCTGCCTGGGCAGCTAA
- a CDS encoding SDR family NAD(P)-dependent oxidoreductase: MSLPKSGDQTTVVITGASSGIGAELARGLARRGFPLLLVARRRERLDEIANDVGEEHSVAIEVLPLDLSDSKARAKLAGRLRSEPIAGLCNSAGFGTSGVFYELPVERESEEVTLNALVLMELTHAALPGMVERGAGAVMNIASIAAFQPLPFMAVYSATKAFVQTFSEAVHEELHGTGVSVTALCPGPVPTEWAEIANAKRFSVPLAQVSPADVAEAAIDGMLSGKRTVVPGVVPKVVSNGGRYTPRSLLLPAIRIGNRFRGGPSH; this comes from the coding sequence ATGAGCCTTCCGAAATCCGGCGATCAGACGACCGTCGTCATCACCGGCGCCTCCTCGGGGATCGGCGCCGAACTGGCTCGCGGCCTGGCCCGCCGCGGCTTCCCGCTGTTGCTCGTCGCGCGGCGGCGCGAGCGTCTCGACGAGATCGCCAACGATGTGGGAGAAGAACATTCGGTCGCGATCGAGGTATTGCCGTTGGACCTCAGCGACAGCAAAGCGCGCGCGAAATTGGCCGGCCGTCTGCGCAGCGAACCGATCGCGGGCCTGTGCAACAGCGCCGGGTTCGGCACCAGCGGGGTCTTCTACGAGTTGCCGGTCGAACGCGAGAGTGAAGAGGTCACCCTCAATGCGCTCGTGTTGATGGAACTCACGCATGCGGCGCTGCCCGGCATGGTCGAGCGCGGCGCCGGAGCGGTGATGAACATCGCGTCGATCGCCGCGTTTCAGCCGCTGCCCTTCATGGCGGTGTATTCGGCGACCAAGGCCTTTGTGCAGACCTTCTCCGAAGCCGTCCACGAAGAGCTGCACGGGACGGGCGTGTCGGTCACGGCGCTGTGCCCGGGCCCCGTACCCACCGAGTGGGCCGAGATCGCCAACGCCAAGCGATTCAGCGTGCCCCTAGCCCAAGTCTCGCCGGCCGATGTCGCCGAAGCGGCGATCGACGGGATGCTGTCCGGCAAGCGCACCGTCGTCCCCGGCGTCGTGCCCAAGGTCGTCAGCAACGGCGGCAGGTACACGCCACGCAGCTTGCTGTTGCCGGCGATCCGGATCGGCAACCGATTCCGCGGCGGGCCCAGCCACTAG
- a CDS encoding SDR family NAD(P)-dependent oxidoreductase — protein MNLGDLTNLVEKPFAVVSNIINTPNSAGRYRPFYLRNLLDAVQGHSLGEAVDGKTVLITGGSSGIGAAAAKKIAEAGGAVVLVARTPENLEQVASEIRAIRGGVAHVYPCDLSDMDAIAAMADKVLNELGGVDILINNAGRSIRRSLALSYDRIHDYQRTMQLNYLGAVQLILKFIPGMRERGFGHIVNVSSVGVQTRAPRFGAYIASKAALDSLCDALQAEVVNDDVKFTTVHMALVRTPMISPTKMYDKFPALTPDQAAGVITDAIVHRPRRASSPFGQFAAVADAVNPAVMDRVRNRAFGMFDDSHAAKGDESSTSTAEFDRRSETFVQATRGIHW, from the coding sequence ATGAACCTTGGTGACTTAACGAACTTGGTGGAAAAGCCATTTGCCGTGGTCTCCAACATCATCAATACCCCCAACTCGGCCGGGCGATATCGACCGTTCTATCTGAGGAATCTGCTTGACGCGGTGCAAGGCCACAGCCTCGGCGAGGCCGTCGACGGAAAAACCGTGCTCATCACCGGCGGATCGTCGGGCATCGGGGCGGCCGCGGCGAAGAAAATCGCCGAAGCCGGCGGCGCGGTGGTGCTGGTGGCCCGCACCCCGGAAAACCTCGAACAGGTCGCCTCCGAAATCCGAGCGATCCGCGGCGGCGTCGCTCACGTCTACCCGTGCGACCTGTCGGACATGGATGCCATCGCCGCGATGGCCGACAAGGTGCTCAACGAGCTTGGTGGAGTAGACATCCTGATCAACAACGCGGGCCGCTCCATCCGGCGCTCGCTGGCACTTTCCTACGACCGGATTCACGACTACCAGCGGACCATGCAGTTGAACTACCTGGGCGCGGTCCAGCTCATCCTCAAGTTCATCCCCGGCATGCGCGAGCGCGGTTTCGGGCACATCGTCAACGTCTCCTCGGTCGGCGTGCAGACCCGCGCACCGCGTTTCGGTGCCTACATCGCCAGCAAGGCCGCGCTGGACAGTCTCTGCGATGCACTGCAAGCCGAAGTGGTCAACGACGACGTCAAGTTCACCACGGTGCACATGGCGTTGGTGCGAACGCCGATGATCAGCCCGACCAAGATGTACGACAAATTCCCCGCGTTGACGCCGGATCAGGCGGCCGGGGTGATCACCGACGCGATCGTGCACCGGCCGCGGCGGGCCAGCTCGCCGTTCGGGCAGTTCGCCGCCGTCGCCGACGCCGTGAACCCGGCGGTGATGGATCGCGTGCGCAACCGGGCGTTCGGCATGTTCGACGACTCACACGCCGCCAAGGGCGACGAATCCTCCACCAGCACAGCGGAATTCGACAGAAGAAGCGAGACGTTCGTGCAAGCGACTCGCGGAATTCATTGGTGA
- a CDS encoding group I truncated hemoglobin, producing the protein MKLSATFRKLEPTTIYHRIGGHEALEVVVDDFYVRVLADAQLSGFFTGTNMNRLKGKQVEFFAAALGGPEPYLGAPMKQVHQGRGITMHHFSLVAGHLADALAAAGVPPKTVTDILSAVAPLAPEIASGEAGATAL; encoded by the coding sequence ATGAAACTCTCGGCAACGTTCCGCAAGTTGGAGCCGACAACCATCTACCACCGGATCGGCGGGCACGAGGCACTCGAAGTCGTCGTCGACGACTTCTACGTGCGCGTGCTCGCCGACGCCCAACTGTCCGGCTTCTTCACCGGAACGAACATGAACCGCCTCAAAGGCAAGCAGGTGGAGTTCTTCGCGGCCGCTCTCGGCGGACCGGAGCCCTACCTGGGTGCCCCGATGAAACAAGTGCATCAGGGTCGCGGCATCACGATGCACCACTTCAGCTTGGTGGCCGGGCATTTGGCCGATGCGCTGGCCGCGGCGGGAGTTCCGCCGAAAACGGTGACGGACATCCTCAGCGCCGTCGCACCGCTGGCACCCGAGATCGCATCCGGCGAGGCCGGCGCCACCGCGCTCTGA
- a CDS encoding class I SAM-dependent methyltransferase, producing the protein MGPTFEDLIAEANSVSVDGWDFSWLDGRATEERPSWGYQRLISRHFAAVSAALDLQTGGGEVLAGAGPFPPTMAAVESWPPNVPLATKLLHPRGVVVVATPDESVMPFADEAFDLVTSRHPHTLWWPEIARVLRPGGHYLAQHIGPETVAELVEHFIGPQPEAWALRHPDNESAAARAAGLEIVGMRPERLRQEYFDIGAVVYFLRKVIWTVPDFTVERYLDRLRELHERIEAEGPFVAHATRVLVEARKPTAG; encoded by the coding sequence GTGGGCCCCACATTCGAAGATCTGATCGCAGAAGCCAATTCGGTATCCGTCGATGGCTGGGATTTCTCCTGGCTGGACGGCCGCGCGACCGAGGAACGACCGTCGTGGGGCTACCAACGGCTGATCAGCCGTCACTTCGCTGCAGTGTCGGCCGCGCTGGACCTGCAGACCGGTGGCGGCGAAGTGCTCGCCGGCGCCGGACCTTTCCCGCCCACCATGGCCGCCGTCGAGTCTTGGCCGCCGAACGTCCCGCTGGCGACCAAGCTGCTGCACCCGCGCGGTGTGGTGGTGGTGGCCACGCCGGACGAGTCGGTCATGCCGTTCGCCGACGAGGCGTTCGACCTGGTGACCAGCCGGCATCCGCACACGCTGTGGTGGCCCGAGATCGCCCGGGTGTTACGGCCCGGCGGCCACTACCTCGCTCAACACATCGGCCCCGAGACGGTGGCCGAGTTGGTCGAGCACTTCATCGGACCGCAGCCGGAGGCATGGGCGCTGCGGCATCCGGACAACGAAAGCGCGGCGGCGCGCGCGGCCGGGCTGGAGATTGTCGGTATGCGTCCGGAGCGACTCCGGCAGGAGTACTTCGATATCGGGGCCGTGGTGTACTTCCTGCGCAAGGTGATTTGGACGGTTCCAGACTTCACCGTCGAGCGCTACCTCGATCGGCTGCGCGAGCTGCACGAACGCATCGAAGCCGAGGGGCCCTTCGTCGCGCACGCCACGCGGGTCCTCGTCGAGGCCCGCAAACCGACTGCCGGGTGA
- a CDS encoding SRPBCC family protein: MAAVELTADVPMSPQDMWEHVSDLSDLGDWLTMHEGWRSELPDEIAEGIQIIGVARAKGMRNRVTWTVTSWDPPHEIAMSGSGKGGTKYGVTLTVRPTGDGSILGLRLELGGRALFGPVGSAAARAVKGDVEKSLKNFVELYG; this comes from the coding sequence ATGGCCGCTGTGGAGCTGACCGCCGACGTCCCGATGAGCCCGCAGGACATGTGGGAGCACGTCTCGGATCTGTCGGACCTGGGTGACTGGCTGACGATGCATGAGGGGTGGCGCAGCGAACTGCCCGACGAGATCGCCGAAGGCATTCAGATCATCGGCGTGGCGCGGGCCAAGGGCATGCGCAACCGCGTCACCTGGACGGTGACCAGCTGGGACCCGCCGCATGAGATCGCGATGTCGGGTTCGGGCAAGGGCGGAACCAAATACGGCGTCACCCTGACCGTGCGGCCCACCGGCGACGGATCGATCCTCGGTTTGCGGCTTGAGCTGGGCGGTCGGGCGCTGTTCGGCCCGGTCGGATCGGCGGCGGCGCGCGCCGTCAAGGGCGACGTCGAGAAGTCGCTGAAGAACTTCGTCGAGTTGTACGGATAA
- a CDS encoding methyltransferase domain-containing protein translates to MRRPFKELVAEAVAAPVVGWDFSWLDGRATEERPSWGYQRLISARLAAVSAALDIHTGGGEVLGGVPTFPPTMAATESWPPNAALAARRLHPRGVVVVQVRHEPPLPFAAEAFDLVTSRHPIAVWWSEIARLLRPGGTYFAQHPGPATVSELVEFVMGPHPALGAHLEPAVQRADAHAAGLQIVDMRMEKLRAEFFDIGAVVYFLRKLIWTVPDFTVEPYYGRLRALHDVIEADGRFVTHPTRVLVEARKPG, encoded by the coding sequence ATGCGGCGGCCGTTCAAGGAGTTGGTGGCCGAAGCCGTCGCGGCACCCGTGGTGGGCTGGGACTTCTCCTGGCTCGACGGCCGCGCCACCGAAGAGCGCCCCTCCTGGGGCTACCAGCGGCTGATCAGCGCTCGGCTCGCCGCGGTATCGGCCGCCCTGGACATCCACACCGGAGGCGGTGAGGTGCTCGGCGGCGTGCCGACGTTCCCGCCGACGATGGCGGCGACCGAGTCGTGGCCGCCCAACGCGGCGCTGGCCGCCCGGCGATTGCATCCGCGCGGCGTGGTGGTGGTCCAGGTCCGCCACGAGCCCCCGCTGCCGTTCGCCGCCGAGGCCTTCGACCTGGTGACCAGCCGGCATCCCATCGCCGTGTGGTGGAGCGAGATCGCCCGGCTGTTGCGGCCCGGCGGCACCTACTTCGCGCAGCACCCCGGGCCGGCGACGGTGTCCGAGCTGGTCGAATTCGTGATGGGTCCGCACCCCGCGCTGGGCGCCCACCTCGAGCCGGCCGTGCAGCGCGCCGACGCGCACGCCGCCGGGTTGCAGATCGTGGACATGCGCATGGAGAAGTTGCGAGCGGAGTTCTTCGACATCGGCGCGGTGGTCTACTTCTTGCGCAAGCTGATCTGGACGGTGCCGGACTTCACCGTCGAGCCCTACTACGGGCGACTGCGCGCACTGCACGACGTCATCGAGGCCGACGGTCGGTTCGTCACGCACCCCACGCGGGTTCTGGTCGAGGCCCGCAAGCCCGGCTGA